A single region of the Nicotiana sylvestris chromosome 6, ASM39365v2, whole genome shotgun sequence genome encodes:
- the LOC138872005 gene encoding uncharacterized protein, protein MTDPNEHVIFYTCAIKGNDLEDDETESVLLKKFGETLSKGAMIWYYNLPYNSIDSFAMLADSFIKAHAGAIKVETRKSDLFKVRQKDNEMLREFVSRLQIKRMDLPPVANDWVVQAFTQGLNIRIEDDQLGAPSGSVYLIRPVDRIKRDIDREPKSNRDQYQPYNGDRRSNDPRQNTALNERRSDRGQSSRGLMSKNDFDRPIGPKKAPRLSEYNFNVDVATIVSAIGRIKDTKWPRPLQTDPTQRVPNQISKYHGTHGHRTKD, encoded by the exons ATGACCGATCCGAATGAGCATGTCATCTTTTACACGTGTGCTATCAAAGGGAACGATCTAGAGGATGATGAGACCGAATCTGTCTTGCtaaagaaatttggggaaaccctgtcaaagggagctatgatatggtactATAATTTACCAtataattctattgactcatttgctatgcttgcagattccttcataaaggcacacgccggggccatcaaggtcgaaaccaggaagtcagaccttttcaaggtaaggcagaagGACAACGAAATGCTCAGAGAATTCGTGTCTCGATTACAAATAAAACGGATGGACTTGCCACCGGTCGCTAATGATTGGgttgttcaagctttcactcaaggaCTCAAT atcaggatCGAGGATGATCAACTTGGAGCTCCTTCTGGATCCGTTTATCTTATCAGACCCGTCGATAGAATCAAGAGGGATATTGATCGAGAACCAAAGTCGAATAGAGATCAATATCAGCCGTATAATGGAGATCGTAGGAGCAACGATCCTAGGCAAAACACTGCTCTAAATGAAAGGAGAAGTGATCGAGGTCAAAGCTCTCGAGGACTCATGAGCAAGAACGACTTCGATAGACCTATCGGACCCAAAAAGGCACCACGATTATCAGAGTATAACTTTAATGTTGATGTGGCAACTATTGTATCAGCTATCGGAcgcatcaaagataccaaatggcCTCGACCTTTACAAACTGATCCAACACAAAGGGTTCCCAACCAAATATCcaaatatcatggcacacatggccacAGAACGAAGGATTGA
- the LOC104227935 gene encoding protein DEEPER ROOTING 1-like — protein MKFFSWMQNKFNAGQGNRSMPNAVQTKSKPSSTSLYKKNVTLSSAAFHQTNQERPRNEEFNGWPDSLLAIGTFGTNSSNLKAKSESAQNVQNQERDEIILDDNINEQSSSPDLAEFTPEEVGKLQKELTKLLSKKPAAKLIDQGRQDGDLPLDRFLNCPSSLEVDRRASSSRFSSTNYSENYDNYDEEEIDRTIRAIIGRCKDHVCKTNKKKVNGMKSISFLLKKMFVCSSGFAPTPSLRDTFPESRMEKLLRTILSKKIINPQNAARVSTKRYLEDRCVPKEEEEEKKREKTCDGSKWVKTDSDFIVLEI, from the exons ATGAAG TTCTTTAGCTGGATGCAAAATAAGTTCAATGCTGGACAAGGGAACAGATCAATGCCTAATGCAGTTCAAACCAAGAGTAAGCCTTCTTCCACATCTCTTTATAAGAAGAATGTAACATTATCTTCGGCTGCTTTTC ATCAGACAAATCAAGAACGTCCTCGGAATGAAGAATTCAACGGTTGGCCGGATTCGTTATTGGCCATTGGAACATTTGGCACCAACAGCAGTAATCTCAAAGCAAAATCAGAGAGTGCCCAAAACGTGCAAAATCAAGAACGGGATGAAATAATCTTAGATGATAATATTAATGAGCAAAGTTCTTCTCCAGATTTAGCAGAATTTACACCTGAAGAAGTTGGTAAATTACAGAAAGAAttaacaaagttattatcaaaaaaACCAGCTGCTAAATTAATTGATCAAGGACGACAAGATGGTGATCTTCCATTGGATAGATTCCTTAATTGCCCTTCAAGTTTAGAAGTTGATCGTAGGGCTTCTTCCAGCAGATTTAGCAGTACTAATTACTCAGAAAATTATGATAATTATGATGAGGAAGAAATTGATAGGACCATTAGAGCTATTATTGGAAGATGCAAGGATCATGTTTGCAAGACAAATAAAAAGAAAGTAAATGGAATGAAATCCATTTCTTTCCTTCTCAAGAAAATGTTTGTTTGCTCAAGTGGTTTTGCTCCTACTCCTAGTTTACGAGATACATTTCCAGAATCAAGAATGGAGAAG CTTTTAAGGACAATactttccaagaaaataataaacCCTCAAAATGCAGCTCGAGTATCAACAAAGAGATATTTAGAGGATCGATGTGTACcaaaggaagaggaagaggagaaAAAACGAGAGAAAACTTGTGATGGATCTAAGTGGGTGAAGACTGATTCTGATT ttaTTGTTCTGGAAATATAA